In the uncultured Methanobacterium sp. genome, one interval contains:
- a CDS encoding archaetidylserine synthase, whose product MNIRHYVAAADFVSLANASSGFLAVVMVATGDLILAAKFMLLAVIFDSVDGWVARKTNRVDEHGFGTNMDSLSDVISFGVAPGMLLFCACQSYSIPYINILVALLIVICGILRLSRFNVLADSSDVPGGDKFVGLPIPTTALILGSFYLSGMFRMDLALIVMAVVAVLMISTIEYPKFRGMILMAGGSILIIGTLLPQNISSSIAYLPAKLLFIFTILYVIIVPLMELYGRLHRSGPHVR is encoded by the coding sequence ATGAATATAAGGCATTACGTGGCTGCTGCTGACTTTGTTTCTTTAGCTAATGCTTCTTCTGGGTTCCTGGCAGTGGTAATGGTGGCCACTGGGGACTTAATACTGGCAGCCAAGTTCATGCTCCTGGCGGTGATCTTTGACTCTGTGGATGGGTGGGTGGCCCGTAAAACTAACCGAGTTGATGAACATGGTTTTGGCACGAACATGGACTCACTTTCGGATGTGATCTCATTTGGTGTTGCCCCGGGAATGCTTTTGTTTTGCGCGTGCCAATCGTATTCTATACCATACATTAATATACTAGTAGCACTCCTAATAGTTATATGTGGAATATTAAGACTCTCCAGGTTCAATGTACTTGCAGATTCAAGTGATGTTCCAGGTGGAGATAAATTCGTGGGATTACCCATACCTACCACTGCACTGATCCTAGGATCATTCTACCTCTCAGGTATGTTCCGAATGGACCTTGCACTAATTGTCATGGCAGTGGTTGCGGTGCTCATGATAAGCACCATTGAGTATCCTAAATTTAGGGGTATGATATTGATGGCTGGTGGCAGTATATTAATCATTGGAACACTTTTGCCCCAGAACATTTCCTCATCAATCGCTTATCTTCCCGCAAAGCTTTTATTCATCTTCACTATATTATATGTAATAATTGTGCCTCTTATGGAATTATACGGTAGGCTTCATAGAAGTGGTCCACATGTTAGATAA
- a CDS encoding archaetidylserine decarboxylase — MFVKGTLKKAGILLTLAVLPFLFGYVIVSFIMFSLIAFLMQFFRDPNREIPHNNGLIVAPADGRILKGKIDCVKTVHYEDPLMEYILSPGGKGILVSTFMSPFDVHVNRAPISGTIVKTQHYSGKFKIAMRNVLTENEKNLIVIDSEYGKVGVIQIAGFVARRIVQYVEVGDQVKTGDRLGMIRFGSRVDLIIPYENTELMVTEGKKPTAGETIIAQIHKKS, encoded by the coding sequence ATGTTCGTCAAAGGAACTTTAAAAAAAGCAGGCATACTACTAACCCTTGCGGTTTTACCATTTCTGTTTGGCTATGTTATTGTAAGTTTTATAATGTTTTCATTAATAGCCTTCCTGATGCAGTTTTTCAGGGATCCTAACCGTGAAATACCTCATAATAATGGCTTAATTGTTGCTCCAGCAGATGGTAGAATATTAAAGGGAAAAATCGATTGCGTAAAGACAGTTCACTATGAAGATCCATTAATGGAGTACATACTAAGTCCCGGAGGAAAGGGTATTCTAGTAAGTACTTTCATGTCTCCCTTTGATGTCCATGTCAACCGGGCTCCCATCTCTGGAACGATTGTGAAGACCCAACATTACTCGGGTAAATTTAAAATTGCCATGCGAAATGTACTTACTGAAAATGAAAAGAATTTAATAGTTATAGATTCAGAGTATGGAAAAGTGGGTGTCATACAGATAGCTGGTTTCGTGGCCAGGCGTATAGTTCAGTACGTGGAAGTAGGTGACCAGGTGAAAACAGGGGACCGTTTGGGAATGATAAGATTCGGTTCCAGAGTTGATCTAATTATTCCCTATGAAAACACTGAACTGATGGTTACTGAAGGTAAAAAACCAACTGCAGGGGAGACTATAATTGCTCAGATACATAAAAAAAGTTGA